The nucleotide sequence CATGTAGCTTCTGCTGTGAACCCTTGTTCATCGTGTTATTGCTctatttacatgtgtttttttgtaaggCATTTTATTTAGCCCAGTTTGAGCTGCTTGTGTTTCTCATCAGTTTTGCCTGCTGGACAGGTATAAATATGGGCAATTCAAGCATTATTtatgtgacattttgtgttctggatgtaacataaaaatgtatttgttaccacCAATATGCTgaaccatttgtttatattttactaaacccttgtcaATAGATTTTAAACATCAGAGAAATTTCAGAAAAATACTCTGCTCTCTGCAAAAaaaggatttctgtgaattaaacgCAATTAAATGCACACACCTGAAGCAATTATACCCAACATATGGAAAAGGGAACATAAAATGGTtactatattatattttttgtgtgcccatttatgagaaatttgtaccgttatggatgtgacaatcctgaaaatgacaaaaaaaataatgcactaaaaataaaacaaatgcttttaaaaacattgagaGACATTACATGGGTAGTAGAACCACCAACATCTGTGCGGTTAGTATTGTAAAACCCTTtagtaaaaactttatttttcatggCAAGGTTGAAATTTTCGTAGAATTGCCTATAtcatatgaatatgaatatttcatttacCTCCTAAAATtggtcatttatttaaattttattaaattcaaaTGATAGGATCCTGACAGATGGATTAAAAAAGAAGtgtgtttatgaaaaataagaCTAACAACtacacatttctctctctcctcagggTCCAGTGCTGAAGACATCGTGTTTGTGCAAACAGGAGATTCAGTTCAGCTGGATATACAGAGAGATGTGCCTGCTCATTTCTCTGAGCTATCCTGGGAGAATGACAAATCAAGCACTATAGTGAAATTTTATAAAGAATTTAATAACCTAAAGAATTATTATCCTGACAAGGCaggttttaataataaaacccTTTCTCTAACACTGAAGAACATGCAGGAGAATGACAGTGGGGTTTATACAGCAGATATACCTGGAAGACAAAGCATAAATGTtgctgtatatacagtaaatgttttgGGTGAGTATAAAAGTGAATTAATATTATCAGACGTTCATGTAAAAAACCTTTTCCTATTAGACAAATGgtatttttcttcttatgtCTGCTGTTTGCTAAATGGTACAAATGGCTCAGTTATGCTCAGTTaagatttgttatttgttaattGCTTTTGACAATAAGTCAAACCTGTCTATCAAAGTGATTGGTCACagcattgtttattattattgttacagCACACAGTTTGTTAATCTGTGTAATGTGTCTTTCTTGAATGTGTGTTTCAGATGCAGTGAAGGCTCCTGTTCTTACTGTCATCTCAAACTCATCCAGCAGTGACTCCTGCACTGTGAACTTTACCTGTACAGGTCATGACCTCACACTCAACTCCATATACACCAACAGCTGCTGCTCTCCAGAGGATGTGACATCAGTGAAGAAGTACACGCTCATTCTGATCTGCAGTGAGAACACCATCATCTGTAACCATAGCAACCCTGTCAGCTGGAAAACGGAGTCAACAGACACTAAACAGTTTTGTGAAGGTAAATCTCTGCTGGTAAACATACCTAACATGTACAATACAGTGATATCCATCGGACTGATAATTTTAAACCTCTTTATGAATTGACTGTTACTATATTCCAGAGAAACCAGCAACACATCAAGAGTCCAGCAAACATCTTAACTTAGTGATTGGCTGTGTTGTCGGCTTTCTGGTTTTGGTGATGGCTGGGTTTGTTTTGGACAGCTCTTACTATTGGAAAAGACGTAAAGGTATACTTTTTTTGTAGATTTCATATCAATCTTATCAAaagtgtaaacaaaaacttataATTCAATAACTTAACCACTCACACTTCTGAAGAACCTCTAGGTACCCTCcacaatattttattagtttacaGTGTTCCCTGGAAATTAAGcttataattttcttttataatggAAATCcaagcacgttcgcctcacacctccagggttgggggttcgattcccacttCCGACATgcgtgtgtggagtttgcatgttctccccatgcctcgggggtttcctccgggtactccggtttcctcccctggtccaaagacatgcatggtaggttgattggcatctctggaaaaattgtccatagggtgtgagtgcgtgagtgaatgagtgagtgtgtgtgccctgcgatgggttggcactccatccagggtgtatcctgccttgatgcccgatgactcctgagataggcgcaggctccccgtgacccgaggtagttcggataagcggtagaaaatggaatggaatggaaatcCATTGATTTTTGACATAAGAGCAGGATCTACTATATTCAGCTATTTAGtcatcaaaataatttatgtttcaATTTATCTAGAACTAGAAGTGTTAAGTTAGCACGTCCTATTACGGATAGTAGTAAAATGAAGTTAAACTCTAGATAGATCTAAAAAGctataatacaaatgttttactAAGCGGTCATCTCACAGTGTCCAAACACTAGCTTGGCTAGGTTGAAGAAGAGTGACTCCTGATTCACTTTGTACACAGCGAATTAAACTAATGGGATACCTTAATCCCAGTTTCCACCCTTATCCATGCAGTACTTTCGCAGCAAAGACTTTAATGTTTGGTGAAAGCAAAGACTTTAATGTTTGGTGAAAGCAAAGACTTTAATGTTTGGTGAAAGCAAAGACTTTAATGTTTGGTGAAAGCAAAGACTTTAATGTTTGGTGAAAGCAAAGACTTTAATGTTTGGTGAAAGCAAAGACTTTAATGTTTGACTCTCAGGGTGATAGGCAGTTGAGACTCTGTGGGTAACGAAAAGAGATTTTAAAACCTGCGTGAAAAGCTTGGACAAGAAATGTGTGGCTCTGTCAGTTTGTACCATCGAGGTAAACCGAAAGTAGAGAAAAATATAATGAATGCCTTCATAATGACAGGAGCTGTTATCTTGCGGATTGGGATGGCTTCAGAAAAATGAGTATCAATGCACATCATTGTTAAAAAAGAACTGACTACCTTCCTTTGTTTTTAGTAATGGGCCGAGTAATTTCATGCTCCAATGAGTCACCAATAACCGGAATAAGAGAGAAGGGAGCTGGTGGGATTACCTGGTTTGGTTTTCCCATGTATTGGCGTATATTGCATGTACGACCATGAAAAGATACATCACTCTTAAGTCCAGCccaaaaaaacaatgtctcAGTGTTGCCTAGATGAGctgacatcacattttcatGCGTTAAAAAATATGTGTGGTTGGTTATCATACGGAACCACAACCTGGTATGTCAGTATTCGGCTATCATTTGCACATAAGCAAATCATTCGAAAAAAAATAGGCTAAAATTTTCAACTAATCAAGACACAAAAACTTCTCCTTCTAATATCTAATGCCAAGAACAGATCGTCATTAGTTTGACCAGGGCGAAATGTTCGAAATCAAGAACGATTGAGTACCAGTctacaaaattacaaaattagtttttctCATATGTACTTCAACCAGTATTCaaaaaataaagtcagagaGATGTCGGTTTTGCAGGTAGTTGATAAAAACCAGCTGTGAAGTACAACAAGGCACTTAATCAGTCACATCACAGGAAAATAAGTGAACGATGGCTCAATGAGAAGGGAGAAAGGGTCCTTACCAGTGCACATGATACTCTGATTCACTATCTCGGGAGCAAGGGAGCTGATCGAGATACAGGACTAGCCTCGCTGTGCGTCCgaaattgtcatgattccaTCTCTTCTTGTTAGGTAATTCTAggtcttgaggtggaatcaagcaggatcctttgtttctaTTCTTCATcctcgttcctaccctcctgtgtcctagtttgtgttaattagttttcCTTGATTGTtaatcccctgcacctgttccctcttgatttgctcccctttaaaacatccttgtgttccttgtcctgtgctggttcattgtacgtcttacctcgtgtgtttgatgttttaCAGTTCCTCAGCTTTATGCTTGTTCCTGGTGTCCTCGAGTTGTCTAGTAAGTGTAAGTTTagtgtttcaagtgtttgtttttgtagtttagttagtccttgttcttgttttgtttaaatatattatcttgtcttgttttcccccttgtgggttttgttttgccttttttgtcctgtttcttatatataataaatacccCTGTTAACCCTTACGTCTGCCTGCCTGTCTCCATTTAGTTTCTCCCGCACTGTCTTTAGTGTCCCTACTGTGGCCTAGTGGTGGAGTCGGGATCTCGTCAAACCGGAGACCCGAGTTCGATTCCTGCTCCTGACAGAAATTTTCCTACTTCCATAttatatagtaggcgaaaaaTGAGTATGACTCATGAGTAGTATGTCTGGAACCTCTGTATGcacaaaacagagagaaataccCCGATGGTCTACTGCTTCGGTCTACTGCTTCCACCGAGATTTGTGACTGTGTCAGATGGACACTTCGCTATCCCATGATACAACGGGAGCTTAGCAGCggtcaaatttaaaatgtagtcaaataaaaatggaagaAAACTTCAGATCGAGTAtctattttttacatgtaactacagattaatacatttcttatgAATGAATTGTTTGTACCGACACCTACATACACGTTCATGTTAATTCGTCATATATGAAATCTATTCTTactactcacacacacattctatCAAACATACTATTTTAACTGTCGATACTTAGTTACTTAATTTAAATCAGTACATACTGTCATAGTATGCAATTTTCGGACGccctcactaaatccttggtgtgaCTTGTCTTTAGAAACCCTAACTCAGACCCTAACCTAAACCTAACCCAAACCACCTATGATTCTTAAACTTGA is from Triplophysa dalaica isolate WHDGS20190420 chromosome 3, ASM1584641v1, whole genome shotgun sequence and encodes:
- the LOC130418047 gene encoding uncharacterized protein LOC130418047 isoform X3, with amino-acid sequence MAASYFFALSILLISKTGSSAEDIVFVQTGDSVQLDIQRDVPAHFSELSWENDKSSTIVKFYKEFNNLKNYYPDKAGFNNKTLSLTLKNMQENDSGVYTADIPGRQSINVAVYTVNVLDAVKAPVLTVISNSSSSDSCTVNFTCTGHDLTLNSIYTNSCCSPEDVTSVKKYTLILICSENTIICNHSNPVSWKTESTDTKQFCEEKPATHQESSKHLNLVIGCVVGFLVLVMAGFVLDSSYYWKRRKVPQLYACSWCPRVVYFSRTVFSVPTVA
- the LOC130418047 gene encoding uncharacterized protein LOC130418047 isoform X1 — encoded protein: MAASYFFALSILLISKTGSSAEDIVFVQTGDSVQLDIQRDVPAHFSELSWENDKSSTIVKFYKEFNNLKNYYPDKAGFNNKTLSLTLKNMQENDSGVYTADIPGRQSINVAVYTVNVLDAVKAPVLTVISNSSSSDSCTVNFTCTGHDLTLNSIYTNSCCSPEDVTSVKKYTLILICSENTIICNHSNPVSWKTESTDTKQFCEEKPATHQESSKHLNLVIGCVVGFLVLVMAGFVLDSSYYWKRRKARSPHTSRVGGSIPTSDMRVWSLHVLPMPRGFPPGTPVSSPGPKTCMFLSFMLVPGVLELSISPALSLVSLLWPSGGVGISSNRRPEFDSCS
- the LOC130418047 gene encoding uncharacterized protein LOC130418047 isoform X2, which translates into the protein MAASYFFALSILLISKTGSSAEDIVFVQTGDSVQLDIQRDVPAHFSELSWENDKSSTIVKFYKEFNNLKNYYPDKAGFNNKTLSLTLKNMQENDSGVYTADIPGRQSINVAVYTVNVLDAVKAPVLTVISNSSSSDSCTVNFTCTGHDLTLNSIYTNSCCSPEDVTSVKKYTLILICSENTIICNHSNPVSWKTESTDTKQFCEEKPATHQESSKHLNLVIGCVVGFLVLVMAGFVLDSSYYWKRRKGGRQDLNTDYDGVGTPGQTRQEKESSTVYYAVAQP